AAGGGCAAAAATAGAAAAGTTTTAAATAGTGAAATAGTATATAAAAATCTTCAAAAAAAATTTGGAGATAACACAGAATCTGTCTGCTCAGTGTTCTCTGTGTTAAAGATTTTTTTCATTCGTAATATATCTAAAATCAAGCACATAAACCCTTATTCGGAATAATGTCTATTAAAATATGGGAAATCAGAAAACATAACGAATACTTAGTGCACTATCCCAAAAGCCATAGGGCGCATCACGGTCAGTAACAAAATCAAAAAATGGCTTGACATCAGCCCCAATTGTAAAAGGGATATCCGGAATTTTGTATTCAATTCCGAAAATAAAATCTATTCCAATTGCAATATAATTATGCTCGTGCACATATCCCTGGTTCCATGGACCACCGGTTTTATGCCAATGATCGTAACGATAGCCGCCCCCAAAATGAGCTCCGCCACCATATAACCAAAACAAACCTTCAACATCATCTTTGGTAAAAGCGGGTTTATGAATTTCATATAATCCGGTGATTTGCCATCCGCGATACCTGTAGCCGGAAGAAAGAATTCCTTCTACCGCTTTTCCATCGCTGATAAAATGTTTTAATGAAAGCCCGGATGTCCATCCCCCGCGCAAACCAATTCCTGTTTTATATTCCTGCGCCACAATATTTAGAACATCAATAAAACAAATTAAAACAGAAATAAAAAATATTCTTTTCATAGTTGGTTTTTAATTTATATTATAATCTTCTGTAAATAATTCCGTTTCCGCCACCGCTTCCGCTATCGCCAAATGAATAGGCAACAGAAATTCCGAACACAAAGTTGTGAGAAGGTTCATCACTTGCAAATAATTTAGTGAGCCCGAAAGCACCTTGAACAGATACTACCAGTTTAAACGGGAACCGGTATCCCCCGCCAAATGCAAGAGCATATTCGGTGGTGTTATAGCCGTACACATTACTCGAATCAATATTTTCTGATGTTGCCGAAGAAGTGACAGTTCCTTTCATTTTATCATTAATTAAATATCCAACCTGCGGGCCGAAATTTATAAATCCTTTATCGCCAATACTGATGCTAAGCAAAAGGGGAAAGTCAATGTAGGATAGATTGTGTTTCAGAATGGTATCCTTATTTCCGATGGCTGATAAATACTTGTATCCTCTGGTTGCGTATACTATTTCCGGCTGGATTGAAATCTGGTCACTGACTTCAAATTTCAAATATACGCCTGAGGAAAATCCTAACTTAAAATTATTTCCAGCGCTGTTTCCACCGCCAATCACATTAGAAAAATTTAATAAGAATTTCGGACCAGCAGAAACCTGACACTTTACCTGAAAAATAGGGGCAATAAAAATCAATAATGCAACTACTTTCTTCATAGAGTCACGAAATTACTCATTATACGCAAATATCAATGATTGAAGAACATCTTCAAAACTGTTGCTCTTAACATTTTTTAACAAACTTATGAAAATCGAATCCCCTCCGACACGTTAAATTTGCAGACAACAAAAAAAGATAAAACTATGACTGACATTAAAGAACTCAACGACCGCATTCAGCGCGAAAGCGCTTTCATTGACCTCATCAACCTTGAAATGGACAAAGTGATTGTAGGGCAGAAATACATGGTTGACCGATTGCTCATCGGCCTGCTTTCCAACGGGCACATTCTTCTGGAAGGTGTTCCGGGTCTGGCAAAAACGCTGGCGATAAAATCACTGGCGTCATGCATTCATGCAGACTTCAGCCGAATTCAATTCACTCCTGATTTGCTTCCGGCAGATTTAATCGGAACACTGATTTACAATCAGAAGAAAGAAGAATTCACTGTGCGAAGAGGTCCCATCTTCTCAAATTTTATTCTTGCAGATGAAATCAACCGCGCTCCCGCAAAAGTGCAAAGCGCACTGCTCGAAGCGATGCAGGAAAGGCAAGTCACGATTGGAGATACCACGTTCAAACTTCCTGAACCGTTTCTTGTTCTTGCTACACAGAACCCGATTGAACAGGAAGGAACCTATCCGCTTCCGGAAGCACAAGTAGACCGCTTCATGCTGAAAGTTGTAATCGGATATCCAGGTAAAGAAGAAGAAAAGAAAATTATCCGCATGAACATTGGTGAAAGTTATCCTTTTGCTTCCCGCATTCTAAAACCGGAAGACATTGTTAAGGCGAGGAATATTGTCCGCGAAGTTTACATGGATGAAAAAATTGAAAAATATATTGTGGATATTGTTTTCGCTACAAGAAATCCTACAGAATATAAACTTTCAAAATTCGCTTCGCTGATTAGCTATGGCGCTTCGCCCCGTGCCAGCATCAATCTTGCGCTTGCTTCTAAAGCCTATGCGTTCATCAAACGCAGAGGATATGTTATTCCTGAAGACGTGCGGGCAATTTGTCAGGATGTGCTCCGCCATCGTATTGGATTAACTTATGAAGCAGAAGCAGAAAATATTACAAGTGAAAATATGGTGAGTGAGATTTTGAATACAGTGGAGGTGCCGTAAAATGGAAACGACAGAACTATTAAAGAAAGTTAGAAAGATTGAAATAAAGACAAGAGGTCTTTCCAGCCAGATTTTTTCCGGAGAGTACCACAGCGCGTTCAAGGGAAGAGGAATGGCGTTCAGCGAAGTGCGCGAGTATCAGCCGGGCGATGATATCCGTGCCATTGACTGGAATGTAACAGCACGGTTTAACAGTCCGTTCATTAAAATATTTGAAGAAGAGCGAGAACTCACAGTGATGCTTCTGGTGGATGTGAGCGCTTCAGAAAATTTTGGAACGCAAAAGCAAATCAAGAAGGATCTAATGACTGAAATCTGCGCGGTGCTTGCCTTTTCTGCCATTCAGAACAATGATAAGATAGGCATGATTTTATTTTCTGATAAGATTGAGAAATTCATTCCGCCCAAGAAGGGACGTTCGCACATTTTAAGAATCATCAGAGAACTCATCAACTTCACTCCCGAATCTTCGGGAACAGATATTGAACTGGCTCTGAAATATTTCACCAACGTAATTAAGAAGCGAAGCATTGCTTTCCTGCTTTCAGATTTCATTGACGAAAAACTTACCCGCGAAAACAAACGCGACAGCGATGCGCTTAAAATCGCAAACAAGAAACATGATTTGGTTGCCTTGCAAATTACTGACAAAAGAGAAAAAGAACTTCCTGATGTCGGATTGATTCGCGCACTGGATGCTGAAACAGGAAAACTAAAATGGGTTGATACCGGCAATCTGAAAATCCGCCAGCAGTATTCAAGAACATCAGCAAAACGTGATGCACGTCTCAAAGAAATTTTCACCCGATGCGGAATTGATTCTACCACCATCGGCACAT
The sequence above is a segment of the Bacteroidota bacterium genome. Coding sequences within it:
- a CDS encoding PorT family protein: MKKVVALLIFIAPIFQVKCQVSAGPKFLLNFSNVIGGGNSAGNNFKLGFSSGVYLKFEVSDQISIQPEIVYATRGYKYLSAIGNKDTILKHNLSYIDFPLLLSISIGDKGFINFGPQVGYLINDKMKGTVTSSATSENIDSSNVYGYNTTEYALAFGGGYRFPFKLVVSVQGAFGLTKLFASDEPSHNFVFGISVAYSFGDSGSGGGNGIIYRRL
- a CDS encoding DUF58 domain-containing protein — encoded protein: METTELLKKVRKIEIKTRGLSSQIFSGEYHSAFKGRGMAFSEVREYQPGDDIRAIDWNVTARFNSPFIKIFEEERELTVMLLVDVSASENFGTQKQIKKDLMTEICAVLAFSAIQNNDKIGMILFSDKIEKFIPPKKGRSHILRIIRELINFTPESSGTDIELALKYFTNVIKKRSIAFLLSDFIDEKLTRENKRDSDALKIANKKHDLVALQITDKREKELPDVGLIRALDAETGKLKWVDTGNLKIRQQYSRTSAKRDARLKEIFTRCGIDSTTIGTSESYIKPLMNLFKKRESKR
- a CDS encoding MoxR family ATPase; the protein is MTDIKELNDRIQRESAFIDLINLEMDKVIVGQKYMVDRLLIGLLSNGHILLEGVPGLAKTLAIKSLASCIHADFSRIQFTPDLLPADLIGTLIYNQKKEEFTVRRGPIFSNFILADEINRAPAKVQSALLEAMQERQVTIGDTTFKLPEPFLVLATQNPIEQEGTYPLPEAQVDRFMLKVVIGYPGKEEEKKIIRMNIGESYPFASRILKPEDIVKARNIVREVYMDEKIEKYIVDIVFATRNPTEYKLSKFASLISYGASPRASINLALASKAYAFIKRRGYVIPEDVRAICQDVLRHRIGLTYEAEAENITSENMVSEILNTVEVP